Part of the Notamacropus eugenii isolate mMacEug1 chromosome 5, mMacEug1.pri_v2, whole genome shotgun sequence genome is shown below.
tttccatACCATCATAAGTTAAATTTTACAAGACAAAGTTCAAATTGAAAATCTCATAATCTCATGAAGTTCTCAGACAGGAGTAATTCTCCCTTCTGTGTATTCTCAAAGAACATTAATACATAGAGatagacacacatgtataaatatatggataaatatatacacacactcatatatggtctaacaaaattaaatatatataggACTGAATCTCCAGACAGCGATGCTGAGTACTCTTCTCCATCAAGGATGTCCTTTTTTTCTGGGTACTTGCACACAATGGTGAGGTTCAGCCCTATAAAAGCTTGGCCTCTGACGAGAGGGTCagatttattttttcacattcttttgattatcacacacacacacacacacatatatatacatatatatgtatatatgtatatatatacatatatacatatatatatacatatatatacatatatatatacatatatatatatatatatatatatatatatatatatatatatatatatatatatatatatatatatatatatatatatatatatatatatatatatatatatatatatatacacatacattggTGTCCCAGGAGAAGAAAATTACTTACAGGTCAGATTACACTCATATCTGAGGCCTCCCTacaatggaatatagaaaattattcactttaaaatatgaatcaggtatgtgttaaaaatatagaaaaatgggGGCAAAGCccagatgatggagtagaagcatggacccACTGGAGTTTTCCCCCCAAAGCCCtcaaaatacctctaaaaatgacactaaacaaattctagggcagcaaaagccataaaatgacagagtaaaacagaattccagcctaagacaacctggaagtCTGATGGAAAGGGTCTATGGCCCTTAGCTCAGAGCAGAACATAGCCAAGTGTGGGCTTTGTGTCACAAAAGAATTAAAGGAGCCTTCAGAGTGCTGAATCATGGGCAACTACAGTGGTTTTCAGATttatcaacccacaaatgccaaaaacagcttcaaaggtcagtgagaaaattcattgacctgggtgagaggggaaattGGTCTGGAACCCAAACCTAGCTCCAGCCTAAGCTTGGCAGCAACCACTGCCAAAGCAGCAGCTGGttctggaactctcagcctaCAAAAAATGGGGTGATTCAGAGGCGGATCTGGATCTCAGATCAGATTGGTAGTCTGTGGGTGAGAAGGAGTACTGGTGTGACAGATTTAGTCacggctgtggagagggaatcctacttgcagttccatggcagaaaagagtgtttgtggtttcTCACCAATCAGAATGCAGTCCAGAAGggaagtaaacacctctccctttatgccaccttggaggaactgagaaattacaggtccctagagacaTCTCAGAGAGCAGCTacataaaacctctgaagcctggggtagtataGCCTCCACTTGACAATGGGCTCATAAGGAATTGACAGAGAAAATGccctaaaatgagaaaaataagactgtagaaggttattTTCTATACAACCTGAGGAAGGCCAAAGAGTGCAACTAGAGGAAGGTAGCAAGGTCAAAGCTCTTACATTCAAAGCCttcaaaaataatatgaaatgatctcaggccaCGAAAGAGTTTAAAACATgctctgaaaatcaagtaagagaggtggaggaaaaattgcaaaaagaaatgagagcaatgaaataaaatcatgaaaaatgaattaacacTTTGCTAAATGCAATCCAAAAAAAACACTACTGaagaaataaaacctttaaaaatagacttcctcaaatgaaaaaagaggtccaaaaaaccaatgaggaaaagaatgccttaaaaagcagaattggccacatggaaaaggaggtccaaaaactcactgaagaaaataatcctttagaaattagaatggaggagatagaagctaatggttttatgagaaatcaggaaattataaaacaaaacccaaagaatgaaaaaaatagaagacaatgtgagatatctcattggaaaaatcactgacttggaaaatagattcaggagagataacttaaaaattattagtttacctgaaaaccatgatcaaaaaagagcctacacatcatcttctaagaaattatcaaggaaaactgccttgatattctagacccagaatttcattcttttggttctgttttataatttcttggtttatcatttggtttatcataaagtaatttgctccattataatttttaaagaattttttttcttcagtgagcttttggacctctttttccatttggcacattctactttttaaggcattcttctcctcattgggtttttggatcATTTTTGCCATTTGCATTATTCTaactttaattattttacttttaaaagtattattttcttcatcactgaagggattcctttagcaagctgttgacttatttttcatgatttttttgcatcactccaatttctcttcccaatttttcctctacttcacttagctgatttttaaaatccttttttgtgCTCTTCtgtggcttgagaccaattcctattttCCTGAGAAGCTTTGGATGTGGAGGTTCTGGTTATatcttttggtcttccttgtcaccttgtgaccaatgatgtaagaaaatgcaTCTTCCTGgaaaaagtaagattctatagtctgtttcttttttccctgtttgctcatttttccaggcaattgtttgacttttgagctttgttaagtggaggtctccagaagcagcctccatTTCAGTAGTGGCTACAGCTATCTGGAGCTGGGTCATGGGCATGACCAAGCTCCTCTCTCTGCCAGGTGatagacccttcccactgacctttgaagctgtctttagcattggTGGGTTAAGaagttgtatcagtaagcaccccaacataaaCAGAGGGGCCTTCTATCACAAGTTTTTGATCTGCTTCTttaaaaggcaacttttgaggggttaattaTCACTTTAAACAAACACATGTATTATTcatttaaccaagtacatatataatTCACCTAGTTTAGggaaatcagcaccctgaacttcaaagaaaatacagaaaagtcAAACATCATCAGATATGGCATCCTCTGCCTATCAACAAACAGGCCCAACAGTTTGACCAATaagaaagcaccaacatctgggttttccaagctggTGTGttctttagcagcttcccagagtcctcatctggccaaacaaacacttccagtcagtaaaccaCAAGTTTtttttcagagtatttatacacttttcagagacagagaacacaacCTCCTGACCCAGTGCTTCAATAGAGAAAACAAAGGGTACTTGGGACCCCCTTGCAAAAcaactctcctaatcaagctttcttcagtgggcaggcccatcaatggaaGGGGAAGATCTTCTTCAATTACATTATTCAGTGGGAAGCACtttcagtaaaacaaaaatggcaaaagatcctaatttgattgccatcacagaaGTCTGGAATCTACAATAGCCCCCTGTAAGATTTAGTCCCCTAGGGCTCCTGTTCTATTTGAAATGGCATGATCCACACAAaattgtgctctgctcccagtcctgtGTGGTAGACCAAGGGATCAATTCTTAAAGAACATACAGCATAGTCTTCCCTATATCAAAAATGATATACGCTGCCTAAGAGCAAACATAGTGGAGACTTGGTAAATCAACTTCTGAGTATGCATGGTAGAAAATATCTTCCTCCTTTCATAGCATGTACAGGTATCCTCGGTCTATTTCCATGATGTCCAGAAAGTATTTTAATTGGCTCTTGAACTACATTTGaataagctctctctctctctctctctctctctctctctctctctctctctctctctctctctctctctgtctctctgtctctgtctctctctctctctttgtctctgtctctgtctctgtctctgtctctctctctctctctctctctctctctctctctctctctctcctctctgtctctcctctctctgtctttccctctgtctctctctgtctctctctctctcagtccctctctctctctctttctgtctctcctctctctctctctctcctccaccccagcAGTTTTAAAATAAGAACCAAGAAATTATTGATCTTCCATGAATATGTATTGGACCAGGTTATGACCTTGTGAGTTCTGAAAGATCAGAAGGACCAACAAAGTACCCCTTAGCACCCAGATCTGGTAAGAGcaataataaaattaacaataacagtaatagATTGATATTTATGAAATGTTTACTTTGCACCAGAcgttgtgctaagctctttataatTATTAGCACATTTCAGCCTCACAATATCTATAGAAgctaaatactattattattcccatttgctaaatgaggaaactgacaccgaggttaagtgacttgctccaggtcaccAGGCTAGTGAAtgcctgaggctgtatttgaattcggGTGTTCCTGACCCTATGCCCAGTGCACTATCTACTGTACAAAGGGTCTGTCCCAGCTTTGAAAGAGGTGCCAAGCCTGGGGAGTAACCTGCTTGACCTGTCAGAGTATGGATCCTTTGTCTACTCTCTTTGCCCTTCATTTCTTACTCCATGATGTTCTCATATTAAGTAGAGATTTTATAGTAGTCGTATAGTAGTAGATACAGCAAAGAATTAAATTGTTCTTTTTGTCGCCATTGTTTAGCATTTCTTGATTCACTTTTatgctgaatatgaagggaaattcTCATTTATCTGAGCTATTTCTATGTCCAAATACATTAAACAGTCATTTTCTTCTAACAGTTATTTGATTCCTGGTATTTTGACCTCCTCACTGAATTGTTTAGTAAGAATGGTCATTTAATCATtcaatccatttttaaaaagaatgaaatctgAGGTGCTCTAAGACATtctagagataaaagaaaataaaataaaagaggataGGGGACTGTTTTGTTATCATACTAGCATAAGGAGTGAAATGATGTCAAAAGTCATGATTAATTTTGAGACCTTTTTAAATGTCCCCTCAATTGGTAAGTAGTTAGGGATTCAGAGAGTATAGATAAGAGTAGATTAGGTTAACTCCTACCTCtctcccccacacacatacagacagatagAATCAAACACAGATATACATGAAACAATTAAGATTTTTTCACTAGGTATAGATGGACAGAACTCAAAATCACTTAGATGACAAATGTTATCAATTCATCAAATATAGGCATGGTttaaatctcttccttccttaagggattacatttattcatttaattaggagtttctttttcccttccaagTTGGGAAATGGCAATATTAATAACTTTTATTATATGTATGTTTGCTTTTTACTGTGACAAGAatgagaaagcagaggctagTAATGAAAGAGTCAAGGGGCTcttaatgtttattttcttttttcctttttattgcaataaaggaaaataatggagTGGTAGGAGACCAAAAGTGCTAAGATCTTGAGTCAAGCAAGCTCAAGGGATAGGAAAAATGTAATAAATAGTGAAGAGCCTGCCCCATTCAATTCCTCTCTTTTTACTCTAAGAAGCAACAAAAGTGAAATCCCCTAAACAAACAGTCTGAAGTCTACCCCCATGGCTCAAATTTAAGTGGAATGCTCAGCACTGCAGCAGCCTCAGCAGCCTGGCACTCAGAACCAAAACAAATTGAACAGTACAAGGCACTTGGGGGAAAGAACAGCAATGAATCTGAAAAGCCAAGTTGATGGCCTCAAGTACCTTTCCCTGtattaataaaagagaaagaagattcaTTGAGGtctaggtgaaaaaaaaaatcagagtccTGTCTAAAGGCCACCTCGAGATCATTCTGAAGGATGACTCCTACACACGTCTTTGCTTCTCCCTAGGCAGTGGAGACAACTGGCTTCCAAAAAGTGTCTCTCATATTTTTGAAAAACTGATGAGAATGAATCATGTTTCTCATTTTTTGCATCCCACGCAGATGCAATCACCATCTTTTTCAGAAAgggagtgtttgtgtgtgtgtgtgtgtgtgtgtttcacaaTCTTACTTGTAGTATGTATTAGTTCACGATTCAAAAAGGCTGTTATctgaaatattttgaaagatttatcTTAAATAGGGGGAGGGTGAGATgcttctgaaaaggaaaaagggaaaactgGTTTTGAAATAATACTAAAAGAACAATTAAGAGAATGGATACTTAGCAAGCTTTCAGAATTAGGCACAGTCTAGCAGAGGAGAGTCCAgagtaatatttatataatatatacaaatattagtTTATCTACCAAATTTTGCTCCTCTAATTGAACCAAATATGTGATAACTTTGACAAGACTAAAATAGAGAGAACAGGCCTTTTCCCCCAAGATGGCGCCGAAGGCGAAGAAGGAGGCCGTTGTCCCCCCCAAGACAAAAGCCAAGTCcaaggccttgaaggccaagaaagtggtgttgaagggtgtccatagccacaaaaagaagaagatCCGAACATCCCCCACCTTCTGGCAACCCAAGACACTAAGACTAAGAAGGCAGCCCAAATACCCTCAGAAAAGTGCCCCTCGGAGAAACAAGCTTGATCACTATGCCATCATTAAGTTTCCCTTGACCACTGAGTCTGCTATGAAGAAGATTGAGGACAACTACACCCTAGTTTTCATCCTGGATGTCAAGGCCAACAAGCATCAGATCAAGCAGGCAGTAAAGAAGCTGTATGACATCGTCAACACACTGATCCagcctgatggagagaagaaagcttaTGTCTGTCTTGCTCCAGACTGTGATGCTTTGGATGTTgccaacaaaattggaatcatctAAACTGTGTCCAGCTGTCTCACTGCACCTACAATAAAAAGgtttcctccccccaaaaatagaGAGAATAGGTCCTTAAATAATTTGGCAATATAATGCTTTTTTGATTAAGCAgtctggcatagtggatagtgagCTTGCCTGAGAGTCTGGAAGACCACAGTTCAAGTCTTatttatgatcctgggcaaatcatttaacttcccaaGGTTCCTGCCTagtccctccttcctcacccaccTCAGTAACTTTTCAGGACCATAATATGTAGAGAAGCTGCTACTATAGATTGGTAGAGGGGTTTACTCACAGAAAGCACCctacactgaagaaaagaattttaaaaaagttttatttgaagagagggagagagagcaccaCTGAAGTTTaaaaatgcactaagactttcataacatcttgcattctctTCATCAAGCTCAAGGATAAATGTTGTGTACTGCATATTTTTTCTGAGATCTCCATGATTATTGTATAATATTCCCTCCACTTATGTGATCATAGAATTATAATACCATCCTACCTTATGTgactatttttatctccattgtaTTATAAGGTTTAATCCAAAAATTGTCCACTCAAAGCCTTGGAAACagtcttcttattctttttatgTATCAAAGTAGCACCCATACTATCCTACAGCTGTCATCTTCATTATGTGACATACTCAAGACTTTGTAAACT
Proteins encoded:
- the LOC140503116 gene encoding large ribosomal subunit protein uL23-like; the encoded protein is MAPKAKKEAVVPPKTKAKSKALKAKKVVLKGVHSHKKKKIRTSPTFWQPKTLRLRRQPKYPQKSAPRRNKLDHYAIIKFPLTTESAMKKIEDNYTLVFILDVKANKHQIKQAVKKLYDIVNTLIQPDGEKKAYVCLAPDCDALDVANKIGII